The Streptomyces sp. NBC_00102 genome segment AAGTTCGGTCTGCCCATGGCGTACAGCGCCACCGTCCTGGCCTGGGGAGGCATCGAACAGAAGGCCGCGTACACCGCGTCGGGGCAGCTGAAGTACCTCAAGGACAATCTGCGCTTCGTCAACGACTACTTCGTCAAGGCGCACCCGTCCGCGAACGTGCTGTACGGCCAGGTGGGCAACGGCGGCGACGACCACAAGTGGTGGGGGCCGGCCGAGGTGATGCCGATGGCCCGGCCCGCCTACCGGATCGACGCCTCCTGCCCCGGTACGGATCTCGCCGGGCAGACCGCCGCCGCGATGGCCTCCTCCTCCATGCTGTTCGCCGACGACGACCCGGCCTACGCGGCGAAGCTGGTCACCCACGCGAAGCAGCTGTACGCGTTCGCCGACACCTACCGGGGCAAGTACAGCGACTGCATCACCGACGCGAAGTCGTACTACAACTCCTGGAGCGGGTACCAGGACGAGCTGGTGTGGGGTGCCGTCTGGCTCTACCGGGCCACCGGTGACGCCGCCTATCTCGCCAAGGCCGAGCAGTACTACGACGGCCTCTCCACCGAACCGCAGACCACCACCCGCTCCTACCGGTGGACCCTCTCCTGGGACGACACCTCCTACGGCTCCTACGTGCTGCTCGCCAAGATCACCGGGAAGCAGAAGTACATCGACGACGCCAACCGGTGGCTGGACTGGTGGACGTCCGGGGTGGACGGCGCCAAGGTCCGCTACTCCCCCGGCGGCGAGGCCGTGCTGGACTCGTGGGGATCCCTGCGGTACGCGGCCAACACCGCGTTCGCCGCGCTCTCCTACAGCGACTGGCTGACGGGCGACGCGACCCGCAAGGCGCGTTACCACGACTTCGCGGTGCGCCAGATCGACTACGCGCTCGGCGACAACCCGCGCAAGGCGAGCTATGTCGTCGGCTTCGGCGCCACACCACCCACCAAACCGCACCACCGCACCTCGCACGGCTCGTGGACCGACCAGATCACCAGCCCCGCCGAGAGCCGCCACGTCCTCTACGGTGCCCTCGTCGGCGGACCGAGCGCGGCCGACGACGCCTACACCGACGACCGGCAGAACTACACGAACAACGAGGTCGCCACCGACTACAACGCGGCCTTCACCGGTGCCCTCGCCCGCCTCTACGCCGAGTACGGCGGCGCCCCGCTCACCGCCTTCCCGCCGGCCGAGCAGCCGGACGGGCCGCAGGTGCTCGCGCAGGCGTCGGTGAACGCCTCCGGGAGCAACTTCACCGAGATCAAGGCGTACCTGGTGAACAAGTCGGCCTGGCCCGCGCGAGCGCTGACGAAGGCCTCCCTGCGGTACTACTTCACGCTGGAGCCGGGAGTCTCACCGACGGCCATCACCGTCACCACCAACTACAACCAGTGCGGTACCGCGAGCGGGCCCACGCTCTACACGGGCAGCGTGTACTACGTGAGCGTGGACTGCTCGAACACGGTGATCGCGCCGGCCGGTCAGTCGGCGTACCGCAAGGAGGTCCAGTTCCGCATCAGCTCCTCGGGCGCCTGGGACCCGTCGAACGACTGGTCCCTCCGGGGCCTGCCCACCACACCGGGCGCCACCCCGGCGGACGCGCCGAACCTGGTGCTGCTGGACGGGGGCGTATCCCAGTGGGGAGCGCTGCCGGACGGATCCGGGCCGACACCCACCCCGACTCCGACGCCCACGCCCACTCCTACGCCGACCCCGACTCCGACGCCCACTCCTACCCCGACCCCGACGCCCACACCCACCCCGACTCCCACGCCCACGCCCGCTCCGGGCGCCGGCTGCGCCGTCGCGTACAAGGTCGGCTCCTCCTGGGGCGACGGCTTCACCGCCGACGTCACCATCCGCAACACCGGCACCACCGCGGTGAACGGCTGGCGCCTCGTCTGGAGTTTCGCGGGCGCCGAGAGGGTCACCAGCGCGTGGAACGCGACCGTCACCCAGACCGGTGCGGCCGTGACCGCCACCGACGGCGGCCACAACAAGGCGATTTCCCCGGGCGGTTCGGCGTCCTTCGGGTTCCAGGGATCCGGCGTTCCGGTCGCCGCCCCGACGGGCTTCGCCCTGAACGGCGTTCCCTGCGCCTGATGGCTGCATCGGTGTACGGCGCACCGCATCGCCGCTGGTGTCTCCCGGGCCCGGGTGCCACCGGCCGTTACGTTCCTGGCATCCAACACCGGGAGAGGCCATGCGGGTCAGTCGTCGTTCGCTGCTGAGACTGGGGGGTGCCGGCACGGTTGCCGCCGGCCTCTCCGCCGTGGGGCCCGGGGCCGCCGCCTCGGACAAGGACTCGGGTGCGAGCGGCAAAGGTGCCGAGAACACCAAGGACACCGGAGCCCGGACCGCCGAAGGGGCCGCGTCCGTGTCCGTCGGCCCCGTGACGCAGCCCGGGTCGAAGGCGGCCCGGGCGAAGGCCGTCGAGATGGTCGCGCGGATGACCACCGACGAGAAGATCGCGCTGCTGCACGGGGTGAACGTCAAGGCGGAGGTCGCCCGGCCCGGGTACATCGGCAAGGTGGTGGGGAACGAGCGTCTCGGCATCCCCGCGACCATCCTGGCGGACGGGCCGAGCGGGGTGGGGAACGGGTCGACGGGGGTGACGCAGTGGCCGTGCTCCAAGGCACTGGCGGCGACCTGGGACCCGGCCGCGGCCGAGAGTTACGGGAAGGCGTACGGCGGTGAGCAGGCGGCCAAGGGGCACAACGTGGCGCTGGGGCCGTGCGTCAACATCCTGCGGACGCCCCGGTGGGGCCGGTCCTTCGAGACGTTCACGGAGGACCCGCACCTCAACGCGGCGCTGGCGGGCCCTGTCGTACGGGGCATCCAGTCGCACCACGTGATCGCGACGGTGAAGCACTTCGCGGCCAACAACCAGGAGACGCTGCGGCACTCCATCGACGTGGTGGTCTCCCAACGCGCCCTGCACGAGATCTACTTCCCCGCGTTCCGGGCGGCCGTCCAGCAGGGTGGCGTCGGCGCGGTGATGACCGCGTACAACAAGGTCAACGGGGTCTGGACGCACGAGAACCGCACCCTGGTCCAGGACGTGCTGCGGGACGGCTGGGGTTTCGACGGGATGGTGATGTCGGACTGGGGCGGCACCCACAGCACGGTGCGGACGGCCGAGGCGGGGTCCACCACCGAGATGCCCGGGTCGACGTACTTCGGTACGGCTCTCGCGTCGGCGGTCGCGCGGGGGGCGGTCACCGGGGAGACGCTCGACTCGATGGCCGTGCAGGTGCTGACGGCGATGTACCGGGTGGGGCTCTTCGACCACCCGCTCCCGGACCCGTTGACGCTGCTGGACACGGTGGTCTCCACCGAGGAGAACCGCCTGCTGGCCCGTCGGATCGGGGTCCAGGGCAGCGTGCTGCTGAAGAACGCGGGCGGGGTGCTGCCGTTCGCGGTTCCCCGGTCCGTGGCGGTGATCGGGGACGCCGCCGGGGCGGGGTACCGCTCGCACGGCGGGGGTTCGGGGAGCGTGAACCCGTACGGCGGGGTGGTGACCCCGCTCGCCGGGATCACGGCCCGTGCGGCGAGCGCCCCGGGTGGCGTCCCGGTGTCGTACGCGCGCGGCACCCTCGGGGTGGGCGCGCTGCCCGCCGTGCCCGCCGAGGTGCTGGGCGCGGGGCTGCGCGCGGTCTACTACGCCTCGGGCGACCTCACCGGTGCGGTCCTCGCCACCACGACCACCGACCGCCTCGACTGGACGGGGGCTCCGGCCCCGGTGAGCGGCCGGACCGGTGCCTGGTCGGCCCGGTACACCGGTACGTACACGGCGTCCGTCGCCGGGCGTCACCGGTTCTCGCTCAGCGGCGGCGGGGCGGTGGTCCTGACGATCGACGGGTCGGTGGTGGCCGATTTCGCGACCGGGGCCGAGGCGGTCCAGAACGGCTTCGTGACCCTGGCGGAGGGCCCCCACACCATCGAGGTCACCTACCGGCACGCCTCCGGGACCCCGAGCCTGCGGGTCGGCCACCAGCCGGGGCAGGACCGGCTGATCGCGGAGGCGGCTGCCGCGGCGGCCGCGGCCGAGGTGGCGGTGGTGGTGGTCGTGGACGTGACGGCCGAGAGCATGGACCGCTCCACCCTGGCCCTCGCCGCCGACCAGGACGAGCTGATCGCCGCGGTCGCCGCGGCCAACCCCCGTACCGTGGTGGTGCTCAACACCTCGGGCGCCGTGCTGATGCCGTGGCTGCCCGCGGTCCCGGCGGTGATCGCCAACTGGTACGGCGGCCAGGAACAGGGCAACGCGGTCGCCGCGATGCTCTTCGGTGACGCGGAGCCCGGGGGCCGCCTCCCGGAGACCTTCCCGGCGACGGAGACGCAGGGGCCGGCCAAGCGGCCGGTGGAGTTCCCCGGCGACGGGAAGCAGGTCTACTACGACGAGGGGCTGGCCGTCGGGTACCGCTGGTACGCGCGCTCGGGCGAGCGGCCGCTCTTCCCGTTCGGCCACGGCCTGTCGTACACCACCTTCGCCCTCTCCGACCTCCGGGTGGTTCCCGCCCCGCACGGTCACCGGGCGACCGTGCGGGTCCGCAACACCGGCTCCCGGGCGGGCAGCGAGGTCGTGCAGCTGTACGTCACCTTCCCCGCGCCCGCGGGCGAACCCCCGTCGCAGCTCAAGGCGTTCGCCAAGGTGACGCTGAAGCCGGGCGCCTCGGCCACCGTCGCGCTGGACGTCCGCCGGGAGGCGCTGGCGGTGTGGCGGTCGGTGGAGGACGGCTGGACCCTGCTGCCGGGGTCGTACGAGTTCGCGGTGGGCCGCTCCTCGGCCGACCTGCCTCTGCGCACAACGGTGCGGGTCACCCGGTAGGGCGGGATTCGGTCTCTTCGGCCACTGGGGCAGAACGCCGCGCGATACGCTGCGCGCCCCGCCCCGGTGACCGATGGTTCGGAAGGGGTTACGGAGGGGCACAAGATTCCCGTACGACCGCGCAGACGAAGTTGCACCGAGGGAGCACCACCATGGCAACCCCCTTGACCGCCGACACCCTGCTGAAGGCCCTCCGCGACGAGGGTCTGAAGGTGGTGGAGTACAAGAGCTGGCGGACCAACAACCGTGATCACAAGGGCCCCTGGGGCCCGGTCAATGGCGTGATGATCCATCACACCGTCACTTCGGGCACCGCGAACTCCGTGGAGCTCTGCTACTCCGGACGTTCCGACCTCCCCGGGCCGCTCTGCCACGGGGTCATCGACAAGGAGGGCACGGTCCACCTGGTCGGCAACGGCCGTGCCAACCACGCCGGCCTCGGCGACGACGACGTGCTGCGCGCGGTGATCGCCGAGGCGGCGGTGCTGCCCGCCGACAACGAGGCGAACACCGACGGCAACGCCCGTTTCTACGGCTTCGAGTGCGTCAACCTGGGCGACGGCCAGGACCCCTGGCCTGCCGCCCAACTGCTGGCGATCGAACGGGTGTCGGCGGCGCTCTGCCGCGCCCACAAGTGGTCCGAGCGCTCGGTGATCGGGCATCTGGAGTGGCAGCCGGGGAAGGTCGACCCGCGCGGCTTCCCGATGACCGCGATGCGCGACCGGATCGGCGTCCGGCTCGGCGCGGCTCCGGACGGGCCGCTGCCGGAGCCGTACGAGCCGTTCCCCGGGGCCGGGTTCTTCACGATCGGGCGCAACAGTCCGATCATCACCGCCATGGGCAAGCGGCTGGTGGCGGAGGGCTGCGACCTGTACGCGGTCGGGCCAGGGCCCACCTGGTCGGCGTCCGACCGCGCTTCGTACGCCGCCTGGCAGCGCAAGCTCGGATACGCCGGCGACGCTGCCGACGGGGTCCCGGGCGAGGACAGCTGGGCGAGGCTCAAGGTGCCGAACGTGTGAGACGGGGTGAGCCGGCGGGGCTGTGCGGCCCCTGGGTGCGGCCGCCCCGCCCCGTCGGTTCCGCCGGGACCGCCCCTCAGTCCATCTCCCCCTCGGCCGGTGCGCTCGGCATCTCGCCTTCCTCGCCCGTGAGTTCGGCGGCCTGGCTGATGGCGTCGGCCAGCTTGGCCACCGAGCCGTCCTCGGTCTCGGCGGCCAGTTTCCGCGTCCGGGAGGTGAGTTCGCCGAGTCCCGGGGCGCCGGGGAGGGTTCCGCCGCGCAGGATGTCGGCGAAGTAGGCCGCCGCCGCTGTCACTTGGAGGCGTGCGTCGGCGGCGCCCCAGAGCGCTCCGCCGAGGGCGTCGGTCTCCACCGATCCGGTCTCCTCCCGCGCCTTCCGGGTCTTCGGGTCGAGCCAGCGCACGGTGGCGGTGGCGACATGGCCCGAGGCCCCCTTGCGCAGGTGTACGGCGTAGAGCGCGGTCACCGTGTGCCCGGGGCCGACCTCGCCGCCGTCCACGCTGTTGTCGCGGAAGTCCTCGTCGGCGACGGCCCGGTCCTCGTACCCGATGAGCTTGAACTGCTGGACCGTCTTCCGGTCGAAGGCGACTTGTGCCTTGGCGTCGCGGGCGCGCAGCTGGACGTGGGCGGGGAGCTGGTCGACGAAGACCTTGCGGGCCTGGGCCTCGTCGGCGACGTACGTGGTGTTGCCGTCGCCCTTGTCGGCGAGCCGTTCCATCAGCGCGTCGCCGTAGTCGCTGCCCACGCCGACGCCGAAGAGGGTGATGCCGTACTCGCGCCGTGAGCTGTCGATCCGCTCCAGGATCGCGTCGGCGTCCGTCTCCCCGGTGTTGGCGAGAGCGTCGGAGAGCAGCACGACGCGGTTGGTGGCTCCCTCGCGGCGGCCTTCCACGGCCTCGTCGTAGCCGCGTTCCACCCCGGCGGCGACGTTGGTGGCACTGTCCGTGTGGAGCGCTTCGACGGCCTCGCGGATCTTCGTGCGGTGGCCGCGCAGTGCGGTCATGGGGAGTACGGTCTCGGCTTCGTCGCTGAAGGTGACCAGGGCCACCGAGTCGTCGTCGCGCAGTTGCTCGGTGAGGTACGCGAGCGAGGTGCGCACCAGGTCCAGGCGGCCGGTTTCGGCCATGGATCCGGAGATGTCGACGACGAAGGTGAGGGCGGCGGGCGGCCTCGGGGCGGTGTCGTCGGCGGCCTTGGTGGCGAGTCCGACCCGCAGCAGCGACCAGTCCTCCGCCCCTCCCCCGGTGCGCGCCCCGTCGACGCTGACGGAGAAGCCGTCGCCGCCGGGTCGGGCGTACCCCTGTTTGAAGCTGTTGACGAACTCCTCGGGCCGTACCGTCTCGGGCTTGGGGAGCTGCCCGTCGGCGAGGACGCGGCGCGCGTATCCGTAACTGGCGGTGTCCACGTCGAGCGCGAAGGTGGAGAGGTAGTCGGGCGCGGGCGCGTCGCCCTTCGCCTGTTTGCCCGCCGCGTCGGTGGCCGCGGGGGCGGGGACGCTCCCGCCGCTCTTGTCCGCGGCGTAGCCGTCGGAGCTGTGGCCGCCCGAGCCGCTCGCCGAGCATCCGGCGAGCAGCGCGGCGCTCACCAGCAGCGCGGCGAACGCCGCCCCTGCCCGCGCCCGGCCGGCCGGGTGTCTCGATGTGCCGTGGTTCATCTCTGGCCCCCTGTCGTCGACATCTGTGAATGGGACGCGCGAGGGGGCCGCGGGGAGCCGTCGAACCGGTTGCGGATGCGTCTCGATGCGGTGACGGAGAGCAGTCGGTGGGCGCCCCGCCGACGGGAAACCTCGGAACATCAGGTTCCGGACACGATGTCCCTACGAAGCGGTGTCCGCGCCGTGGTCCGGGGTCGTCGGGCGATCGCCTCGGCCCGCCGAGCCCCCGTCCGCGGCCCCCGTGCCCGGCGCGTCGTAGGTGGCGCGGGCGGCGCGCACCTCCTCCATGTGCTCCTCCGCCCAGCCCTTGATCGCGCGCATGACCGGCAGCAGCGAACGGCCGAGCGGGGTCAGCTCGTACGCGACGCGGACCGGGACGGCCGGGGTCACGGTCCGCGACACCAGCCCGTCGCGTTCCAGATTCCGCAGAGTCTGGGTGAGCATTTTCTGGCTCACGCTCG includes the following:
- a CDS encoding glycoside hydrolase family 9 protein, encoding MVAALLAVALTPLAATPAAAAPKFAYGEALQKSLFFYEAQRSGRLPADNRVSWRGDSGLDDGKDAGLDLTGGWYDAGDHVKFGLPMAYSATVLAWGGIEQKAAYTASGQLKYLKDNLRFVNDYFVKAHPSANVLYGQVGNGGDDHKWWGPAEVMPMARPAYRIDASCPGTDLAGQTAAAMASSSMLFADDDPAYAAKLVTHAKQLYAFADTYRGKYSDCITDAKSYYNSWSGYQDELVWGAVWLYRATGDAAYLAKAEQYYDGLSTEPQTTTRSYRWTLSWDDTSYGSYVLLAKITGKQKYIDDANRWLDWWTSGVDGAKVRYSPGGEAVLDSWGSLRYAANTAFAALSYSDWLTGDATRKARYHDFAVRQIDYALGDNPRKASYVVGFGATPPTKPHHRTSHGSWTDQITSPAESRHVLYGALVGGPSAADDAYTDDRQNYTNNEVATDYNAAFTGALARLYAEYGGAPLTAFPPAEQPDGPQVLAQASVNASGSNFTEIKAYLVNKSAWPARALTKASLRYYFTLEPGVSPTAITVTTNYNQCGTASGPTLYTGSVYYVSVDCSNTVIAPAGQSAYRKEVQFRISSSGAWDPSNDWSLRGLPTTPGATPADAPNLVLLDGGVSQWGALPDGSGPTPTPTPTPTPTPTPTPTPTPTPTPTPTPTPTPTPTPTPAPGAGCAVAYKVGSSWGDGFTADVTIRNTGTTAVNGWRLVWSFAGAERVTSAWNATVTQTGAAVTATDGGHNKAISPGGSASFGFQGSGVPVAAPTGFALNGVPCA
- a CDS encoding glycoside hydrolase family 3 C-terminal domain-containing protein — encoded protein: MRVSRRSLLRLGGAGTVAAGLSAVGPGAAASDKDSGASGKGAENTKDTGARTAEGAASVSVGPVTQPGSKAARAKAVEMVARMTTDEKIALLHGVNVKAEVARPGYIGKVVGNERLGIPATILADGPSGVGNGSTGVTQWPCSKALAATWDPAAAESYGKAYGGEQAAKGHNVALGPCVNILRTPRWGRSFETFTEDPHLNAALAGPVVRGIQSHHVIATVKHFAANNQETLRHSIDVVVSQRALHEIYFPAFRAAVQQGGVGAVMTAYNKVNGVWTHENRTLVQDVLRDGWGFDGMVMSDWGGTHSTVRTAEAGSTTEMPGSTYFGTALASAVARGAVTGETLDSMAVQVLTAMYRVGLFDHPLPDPLTLLDTVVSTEENRLLARRIGVQGSVLLKNAGGVLPFAVPRSVAVIGDAAGAGYRSHGGGSGSVNPYGGVVTPLAGITARAASAPGGVPVSYARGTLGVGALPAVPAEVLGAGLRAVYYASGDLTGAVLATTTTDRLDWTGAPAPVSGRTGAWSARYTGTYTASVAGRHRFSLSGGGAVVLTIDGSVVADFATGAEAVQNGFVTLAEGPHTIEVTYRHASGTPSLRVGHQPGQDRLIAEAAAAAAAAEVAVVVVVDVTAESMDRSTLALAADQDELIAAVAAANPRTVVVLNTSGAVLMPWLPAVPAVIANWYGGQEQGNAVAAMLFGDAEPGGRLPETFPATETQGPAKRPVEFPGDGKQVYYDEGLAVGYRWYARSGERPLFPFGHGLSYTTFALSDLRVVPAPHGHRATVRVRNTGSRAGSEVVQLYVTFPAPAGEPPSQLKAFAKVTLKPGASATVALDVRREALAVWRSVEDGWTLLPGSYEFAVGRSSADLPLRTTVRVTR
- a CDS encoding peptidoglycan-binding protein — protein: MATPLTADTLLKALRDEGLKVVEYKSWRTNNRDHKGPWGPVNGVMIHHTVTSGTANSVELCYSGRSDLPGPLCHGVIDKEGTVHLVGNGRANHAGLGDDDVLRAVIAEAAVLPADNEANTDGNARFYGFECVNLGDGQDPWPAAQLLAIERVSAALCRAHKWSERSVIGHLEWQPGKVDPRGFPMTAMRDRIGVRLGAAPDGPLPEPYEPFPGAGFFTIGRNSPIITAMGKRLVAEGCDLYAVGPGPTWSASDRASYAAWQRKLGYAGDAADGVPGEDSWARLKVPNV
- a CDS encoding von Willebrand factor type A domain-containing protein, with translation MNHGTSRHPAGRARAGAAFAALLVSAALLAGCSASGSGGHSSDGYAADKSGGSVPAPAATDAAGKQAKGDAPAPDYLSTFALDVDTASYGYARRVLADGQLPKPETVRPEEFVNSFKQGYARPGGDGFSVSVDGARTGGGAEDWSLLRVGLATKAADDTAPRPPAALTFVVDISGSMAETGRLDLVRTSLAYLTEQLRDDDSVALVTFSDEAETVLPMTALRGHRTKIREAVEALHTDSATNVAAGVERGYDEAVEGRREGATNRVVLLSDALANTGETDADAILERIDSSRREYGITLFGVGVGSDYGDALMERLADKGDGNTTYVADEAQARKVFVDQLPAHVQLRARDAKAQVAFDRKTVQQFKLIGYEDRAVADEDFRDNSVDGGEVGPGHTVTALYAVHLRKGASGHVATATVRWLDPKTRKAREETGSVETDALGGALWGAADARLQVTAAAAYFADILRGGTLPGAPGLGELTSRTRKLAAETEDGSVAKLADAISQAAELTGEEGEMPSAPAEGEMD
- a CDS encoding helix-turn-helix domain-containing protein encodes the protein MPTRTAAQRRNEASIVYDAYLAECPARQLLDRISDKWVSLAVNALADGPQRYTELQRRLASVSQKMLTQTLRNLERDGLVSRTVTPAVPVRVAYELTPLGRSLLPVMRAIKGWAEEHMEEVRAARATYDAPGTGAADGGSAGRGDRPTTPDHGADTAS